The Ehrlichia chaffeensis str. Arkansas DNA segment GTTATTCTTACTTGGCAATCAAGGAAAATCTGATAAAACTTATCATCAATTTGCACTTTTAGTTGCAAATATTAAGAAAAGAATAGAATTTGCAAAAAATAATGAAGGGACATTGCAAGGTGTGTCTGTAGGGTTTCGTGATTTAGATCAGCTGCTAAATGGATTACAGAAGTCTGATTTACTTATTTTAGCTGCACGTCCATCTATGGGTAAGACAGCTTTAGCACTAAATATGGCATTAAATGCATGTAAAATTTTAAGTAATAGTAGTCAGTACAATGGGCAACATATTGGTTTTTTTTCATTAGAAATGTCAGCGGAGCAGTTGGCTTCTAGGGTAATAGCAATTGAATCAGATGTAAGTTCTTATAAAGCATTATCTGGAAAAATTAGTGGGGAAGAACTTAAAAAAGTACTTGATGCTAGTACGAAGGTATGTAATTTGCCGTTAATTATTGATGATTCATCTAGTATTTCTATAAGTAGCTTAAGAACTAGAATTCGTAGGATGCATCAGCTGTATAATTTGGAAGCTGTTTTTATAGATTACTTGCAATTAGTCAAGGGTACGACTAAACGCAGTGGGGAAAATAGAGTTCAGGAGGTATCAGAAGTTACACAAGGGTTAAAAGCTATTGCAAAAGAATTAAATATACCGGTTGTAGCCTTATCTCAATTATCAAGGTTAGTTGAGCAGCGTGATGATAAAAAGCCTCAGTTATCGGATTTAAGGGATTCTGGTAGTATAGAACAGGATGCTGATGTTGTAATGTTTTTATATAGAGAAGAATACTATGAACTTAGAAAACAGCCATCTGAAGGTACAGCTAAACATGTTGAATGGCAAGAAAGGATGAATTCAATAAGTAATGTTGCAGATATATTGATTTCAAAACAGCGTAATGGTCCAATTGGAAATATTAAATTATTTTTTGAAGCAGAAAAAGGTAGATTTAGGGATTACACAGCAAAATATAATCCTGCAGATTTTAATTTTTAAAATTCGTTTTTTTATACTGTGGCTTTCTAGATAGAGATCACTGTATAAAATGAGTAGGTTTATTTTTGCAAATAGTAGTAGTAGTGATCTTACGTACAAGATATACGTTGAAATTTTGCTATAATAAATAGAAATATATGTGTGAGATATTTTTAAAGGAATTTCTACAGTATGAAACAGTTTAATACATTATTGGTCTTGTATACTAAAATGTGTAGAAATTTTCCTAATAACAAAAACTATGTAATTCATTCTCAATGAAAATATTTGATCAAATGTTCACCTATACACTGGATATGTAATGTAGTAAGTGTCTAACTTACTATAAATGATGATTATTTGTATATGGTGAAATATTCAAAATTGTATGATTGTAATTTTTTATAGTGAAAGGTAGGAGAGAGTTCAATTAGTGTATTTAATATGTGGTGTGTTTTACTTTTAAATAAGTGATTTGTGAGTGTAGTTTAATGTTTAGATATTAGTTTTTATAATAAAGTACTTTTTTGTGTAGGATTTCATGGTAATTTTTTATAATGAAAGGTAGGAGAGAGTTCAATTAGTATATTTAAGATATAGTGTAGTTTTACTTTTAAATAAGTGATTTGTAAGTGTAGTTTAATGTTTAGATATTAGTTTTTATAATAAAGTACTTTTTATATAGGATTTCATGGTAATTTTTTATCATGAAAAATACAAGAGAGTTTGTATTAGTATATTAAGATGTAGTGTGGTTTTACTTTTGAAAAAGTGATTTGTAGGTGGAGTTTGGTGTTTAAATATTAGTTTTAATGTAATGAAGTACTTTTTATGTAGGATTTCATGTTTTTATTAAGATGCTTTTAAGGTATGAAATGAGAAATTATGTTACTATAAAGATTATTGTTTGGAAATTTTATACTAGATTTGATCATGAATAAAAAAGCAGGGGTTGTAGGCGCAGGATTAGTAGGTAGATTATTAGCGTTAAGGCTATTACATGATGGTTGGCAAGTTACTTTGTTTGATAAATTTGGTAAAAATGATAGACGAAGTTGTGGTGCTATTGCTGCAGGTATGCTTGCTTTATATTCAGAATCAGAAAAAATGGAGCAAATAGTTTTTGATTTAGGTATAAAGTCATTAAATTTGTGGCCAAAAATTCTCAATAGTATGTTGGGTAATACTTCTTTTAAGATGCTTGGCAGTATAGTAGTAGCTCACAGAAATGACATGTCAGACCTTGAAAGAATGATGATGCTTATAAAAAGAAAATCACATGTTAGTAATTTAGAGATAATAGATGAGAATGCTTTAAAAATATTTGAACCTGATCTCTCTTTTCCTTATGGATTATATATACCAGGAGAGGCACAAATTGATAGCTCTCAGCTCTTTTATAATATAATGCGTACTTTAGAACAATATAATGTTACTTGGTATGAACATGTTGTTGTTGATAAAATTATAGATGAAATTGTGGTTATAGAAAGTGGTAAAGAATATAGGTTTGATTTTGTTTTTGATTGTCGAGGTATAGGAGCAAAAAGTGATTTGCCTAATATAAGAGGGGTGAGAGGTGAAGTATTGTTATTACATGCTCCACAAGTTAATTTAAACAGACCAATTAGAATGGTGCATCCCAGGTATAGTATATATATAGTTCCTAGACAGAATTTTCAATTTGTTATTGGAGCTACTGAAATAGAAAGTTGTGATATGTCTGAAGTTTCAGTACAATCTGTACTAGAGTTACTA contains these protein-coding regions:
- a CDS encoding replicative DNA helicase → MSELPCNIEAEQILLGSMLRDNRICDAVEDIITSDVFFDSLHRRIFEQIVKINKRGLVANEVSLKMFFDNDEDLIESGGVDYLAKIAAKASIIFDIKNVANIVVDTYLRRCLISFGQDLISGAYNYDVDNSAVYQIESAAQKLFLLGNQGKSDKTYHQFALLVANIKKRIEFAKNNEGTLQGVSVGFRDLDQLLNGLQKSDLLILAARPSMGKTALALNMALNACKILSNSSQYNGQHIGFFSLEMSAEQLASRVIAIESDVSSYKALSGKISGEELKKVLDASTKVCNLPLIIDDSSSISISSLRTRIRRMHQLYNLEAVFIDYLQLVKGTTKRSGENRVQEVSEVTQGLKAIAKELNIPVVALSQLSRLVEQRDDKKPQLSDLRDSGSIEQDADVVMFLYREEYYELRKQPSEGTAKHVEWQERMNSISNVADILISKQRNGPIGNIKLFFEAEKGRFRDYTAKYNPADFNF
- a CDS encoding FAD-dependent oxidoreductase gives rise to the protein MNKKAGVVGAGLVGRLLALRLLHDGWQVTLFDKFGKNDRRSCGAIAAGMLALYSESEKMEQIVFDLGIKSLNLWPKILNSMLGNTSFKMLGSIVVAHRNDMSDLERMMMLIKRKSHVSNLEIIDENALKIFEPDLSFPYGLYIPGEAQIDSSQLFYNIMRTLEQYNVTWYEHVVVDKIIDEIVVIESGKEYRFDFVFDCRGIGAKSDLPNIRGVRGEVLLLHAPQVNLNRPIRMVHPRYSIYIVPRQNFQFVIGATEIESCDMSEVSVQSVLELLSAAYSVHKGFAEARIIDMSVNCRAAFSDNLPKIYVHNNLIRINGLYRHGYLLAPSLIEEVVLLLNGNLNTHSSIIEMVS